The segment CCAATATCTCGAAACGACGTTTAGATTCATCATTTGTGTATAGTTTTGTCACTGCATCTCTGAATAACCTGATTTTCTCAAAATTTTTTGCTGTATGTAAATCATCTGGTTCGAAGCCAAGAGAACGCAAGTGATTCTCGGTTTCATCTATTGCTTCGATCAAGGCCTGTAACCTTTCTTCAATAGGGGCTACTATTTCCTCTTCTCCTGAGGAATCTTCACCATCACCCAGAGCATATAGCGCCAGTGCTGCTCTTAAGCTCTTAAGCATTCCATTATAATCCACTATCAAGCCAAAGTCCTTGCCAGGATAACGACGATTGGCACGGGCTATAGCCTGCATAAGTGTATGTGCTTTCATTGATTTATCGATATAGAGTGTAGAAAGGCTTTCAACATCAAAACCTGTGAGCCACATGGCACAAACTATAGCCACACGGAATGGATGTTTTGGGTCTTTGAAGGCAGATTCCACGTCCACACGTTTGTCTCCCACTTCAAAGCCCTGTTTCATCAATGTGCGGTGAGGAATTATATCGAACTTCCATTTCTGGAACTCGGAGACTTCGTTCTGTTCTTCACTTATGATGATCTGTATCAGGGTTTCTTCCATCCAATCTGCCTGTCCTTTCAACCATTCCAGCTTTTTAGAAATCTCGGCAAATTTTTCTTCATCGCTCTCGGCAGAAAGTTCGGTTTGGGTTTGCGATATATCTGCTTTAACTTTGGCTATCTTAGCTTCCCATAGAGGGATTATTCGCTGATACATACGGGCACAGGTTACTTTATCTATACAAACGAGCATGGCCTTACCTGATTCCCAACGTGTTGAACAGTGTTCTACAAAGTCAACAGCTATCTTGTCCAATCTATCGTCTGCTGTGATTATCTCATAGTCTTTTCCGAGCAATTTCTCAAGGTGAGCCTGTTTGTCAGGGTCAAGACTGGCCTTAGCAACAGCATTTGCTATGCGGTCGTTCAGATCAGGACGACTTATCCCGAGTTTTTCACCCCGGCTCTCATAGACCAATTTCACTGTTGAGCCGTCCTCTTCTGAACGTTTGAAATCATAACGAGAGACATAGCCTCCAAAGATACGTTTTGTCAACTGATCGTGTTTGAAAAGGGGTGTGCCCGTGAAACCGATGAAGGATGCATTTGGCAGTGCCAAGCGCATGTTACGTGCAAGTTTTCCAGCCTGCGTACGGTGGGCTTCATCTGAGATAACTATGATATCGTCCCGCTTGCTGTATGGATGGAAGGGGTCTACGTCTTTGTTGAACTTGTGAATCAGACTGAAGATATAGCGGTGGTTTTGCTCTAAGTACATTTTCAGATCATCACCGCTGCCTGCACGGGGTGTTTGTTTGGTTGCTGCACCACAGCCTATGAAAGTACGATATATCTGACTGTCCAGGTCTTTGCGGTCTGTCATTAAAAGGAAGGTGAATTTTGCGGATATTTTCCTGCGTACCTTTTCTGTAAAAAAGATCATGGAGTAAGATTTGCCACTTCCCTGTGTGTGCCAGAAAACACCGAGCTTACCCAAGTCAGGATGTGCAGATTCTACGATCTCCAGGACATTTTTACCTTTTTGGTCATCGATTTCTTCGGATATTTCAAGCATGTCAGCATCTATCAAGTCCTTTTTCTGCATCTCGACAACACGATACTGTAGCCTTTCTTCCGGTGGGAATTGTTCTTTTAATTGTTCTTGTTTCCATACTGATGCCACAGCCAGATTGACACCCATGACCTGATGGTTCCTTGCCACTATCTTGCGTGTCGAGCCTGCTTTACTGGAATCGAAAAGAATGAAATTCTCGATTATATCCAGTAACCTTTCATGGTCAAACATACCGTTGAGCAAAACCTCTGCGTCCAAGCTTCCCTTATCTTTCTCATCATTCCTCTTCCAGTCGGAAAAATGTTCCCACGGGCTTGTGATTGAACCGTATTTGGCGCTGTCACCGTTGCTTACTACGACGAAGGCATTGTGATGGAATGCATGTACTATGCTGTTCTCATTAAGATAATCACGTAAGTTCCCATCGAAGCCTGCACGTATGTTTTTGTGAACAGCTTTAAGCTCGATGACGACCACAGGAAGGCCATTCACAAAGCAGATAAGGTCAATGCGACGATTATAATTAGGAGCGCGTAGGCCGGTCACCTCTAGCTCCCGGACTGCCAGGAAACGGTTGTTTGAAGGAATGTTAAAATCAATTACCTTTGCTTTGTCGTGGATCTTTTGTTTCTTTTCGTTAAGGTAGCTGACAGGGACACCATCTCGTATATATCGGTAAAATTCCTGGTTATGCTGTATCAGTGATCGAGATACATCATGGCGTGTCATTTTACTGATGGCATCATCTATGGCTTCTGGGGGGAGTTTTGGATTCAGGCGTTTAAGGGCCGAGCGCAGATCACGGGTTAGGACAACCTCTTGCTTGTCCTTTCTTCCCAACGTACCGTTGGGACCAAAAGTTTCTTTCTTCCATGCATACTCGCTGTCCCAATTTAGCTCATTCTCCAGATGCTCTGCAAATGGTTCTTGTACGAGCCGGTCTTCACTGTTAATGCCTGTATACGCCATTCTCAATCACCATATAACAAATCAAATATCTTCTCCGTTACCCAGCTGTTTTTCAAGTGCCTGTCTCACCAATCCCATGACATAGGGCATCTGATCAAGGGATGATAAACCAACTTCCACCTCACCGTTTCCCCAGCGTCCTACATCAGAGACATCCCGGCATATCTCCCTAGGGTCATCTATGTCAGGGAATGGTACGTTAAGAGAAAGCAAGAGTCGTTTGGTTTGAGGGATTATGTCCACAAAGTTGGTTTCTGCCTTGTAGGCAACATAGAGCTTTTTGAACTCTTCTGAGACACAGGGGTCAAGTGCTAAGACCTCTTTACGGAACGCTTCGAAAAGCTCACGCATTTGACCTGTCTTGAGATTTGGGTGGTCATCGAGGCTATACTCATTGTTCGTTGCCTTTGGCCTGTAGGCTTCCAGTACAGAGCTTTCAAGATGGGGAATTGGCCAGACCTCCACTGCATGTTCTGCAAGTCTTTCTGCACGCTTTTGAATGACTTCCAAGTTCCAGTGCTCAAGTTGTCCCAGCCCCTGGTTCATGCGTAGAGGGCTTTCCCTGAAACCACCTTCCATGTCACGTTTCTCGAAGAAGGGACGGTCGCTGTACTCGGAGTTATAGCCTGTAAGGGTGAGGTTGCCGAGTGTGTGTTTGTAGGTACTCTGGATGTCCTCCCAGTCTTCACCAAGTTCATTTATCCATGCATCCGAAAGGTCAGTGTTCTGAGGCAAGATGTGCTCTATGGTATAATCGGCCAAGGAAACCCTTTCCTTGCGTTCGAAATTCTCCAGACGCCGTAACCAATAGCTACGACTACGGAAGTTATAGAGGTCCCTAGTCTGGATCGCCCTTTTAAATTCATCGTTTAGGGGGAAGTGGCGATAAGACGGAAGAGAAAGGAAATGTGCCTTGAGACTTTCAAGATACCTGTCCTTTTTCAGTTCCCGTGAGAAGGTTGCAAAGGTCTTGTTCATTGAGTTTGTGGGGATGGCACAAACCGCACGTCTGAACACGTAGCTTTCCAGCAGGCGTACCGATTCAAGCATTTCGCCCTTACTTAGCACCTCGTTTACATAATCATGATAAAGTTCCAGGAGAAGGGGATATGCTACATCCACCTTGAGCTCACGGAGGTCTTGGAAGGCGTATTTAAGCTCTTTGTCGGGTTCTGTCCCCAATGCCATGGAGCAATAGTAATTGGAATAAGTATTGATGTCGCTGACCAGTGATTCAACTCCATCGATCTCTGGAGAATTAGCATATTGTTTGAAGGCTTCGTAAACCCCACGTATGTTTGGAATATCCCCTGTCTTCACGGTGAGATAGTGTCTCATGAAGCCATCGAAGTAACTGGAATATGCCTCCTGCCCGAAGTTTAATTCCATGGGTCTCCAGTATCTTGTATAGAGTCGAGCCTGCTCCTCCGGCTCCAGTCCCATGAGGATGAAGTTGCGGATAAGGTCCGCCTGGCTGAGGTCAAGTCCAGTAGAGTTGAGGCTTTCGAATATGAGCTGAGGGTTATCCTGATCCCTGTCGAGGGAGATATCAACGATCATTAGCTTGGCCAGACCCTTGCAAATGGTCTCAAGTTCATCTTTTGATTTGCTTATCTGATCATCGAAGAAATCGAAGTTTTCCTTTACTCTGATTGAGTGGTCCGTTGCCATTGGCTGCTGATCCATCAAGGCGATAAGGGACGCCTTATCTGTCTGGGAGAGTAGTAGTTTGTATTTGAGCTCCCCTTCCTCTCTGGGGTCGAGAAGGTAGTGATTGCGTAGATACTTAGTAGAAAATCCCTTAATAGGTTCTGAATCGCCCAAATGCCGAGAAAGTGCCTCGATTATCAACATCACTGTGGTTAGTCGCTGTTGTCCATCTATCACCAATAAGGGAGACTGACTCGATACCGAATAAAGTCCCTTTTCTACATAGACTATAGAGCCTACAAAATGAGCAGATACATGGTCATTTCGCCCTGCGCGCAGTATATCCTCCCACAGTTGGCGACATTCCCTCTCTCCCCAGCTATATGCACGCTGGTAGATGGGAATCACTAACTGTGAAGACCTGTCAAGAAAACCCAAAAGTTTAGATTCTACTGCTTTCATACGATAATCTCCCCACTCATTAATTTAGGAAGCAAAATATCACGAGCTTCCTGAAGTTTTTGGTTTTGAATATAAAGATTTAACCATTGATCAAATACAGGAGTTAATGCATCATTAAAAATATAGATTAGTTGTGATGGTGGCATCAACATTGGAAAAGAACGTATAATTTGTTGATTGATGTTGTTTTGAGCTGCTCCCATTGAAAGGCCAACAAGTGTTTGCTTGTTTTCTAGGAAAAAAAGAAATGAATGCATAAAGCTAGCCCTTGGGTCCTTTGCCATAATTGCACAACAAGCTTGATTAGAAGCTGCTGGACTTGCAATTATCCCTACCTGACCAATTGTTGCCCCGTACATTGCAACAAGAACCGTTTTTTCAGGAAATAACTTTGCAGAAGACTTTTTTATGGCCTCTTGAGTAATCTTTTCTTCAGTATCTGTTATGAATCTATTAAGAAGCTCTTGTGTCTTCACCCACTTTATCTCACCTGTAAAGAAATCTGGATTTTTTCTACTTGGAGTACCACCAGATGATGTGTCATAAAAATCAGAAACACATCCATTATCCCATCCCTCAGGCACCCCATCCATAACCTTGACGTGCTCATGGCCTGGGAAACGCAGGTTGACGAACCATTCCCTATATAGCAACCTTGCTGACTGTTCGAGTAACTCAATACGACGCTGGTTGTTTTTAATAAGATTCTCATAGGCAGAGAGAATAGAAACAATACGGTGCTGAGTTGACATGTCGGGAATTGGAAACTGAAAAGAAGAGAGAACTTTAGCATTTGCATTTGGCTGTGCCGCTCCACTAACACGTGAAAGAACAAAACGCTTATAAATGTTTGATTCGACAACTCGTCCAACATAACCAGGATCGGCCTTTTTTGGATCAATTCGAATCCTAACGAGATAAGAAGCAAATACCGATTGTTCATCTTCTCGAATCAATTTGGCATATCCCACCGTTGCACCTGTTCGGGCAATTACAATATCACCTGGTTGGAGAGAAAACTTGGAGATATCTTTTTCTTCAATTTTACAATATGGCACGCTATCCCAATCAATATTGAGAGGTACGATATCGGTAATTCTTAGAAACTTTGGTCCCACCTTTTTGTTAGAAGCTGAAGCAGTATATCCATATCGGGTTGACTCTGCAATGTCAGCCAGAGAGACGAGGGGCATATTTCTCATATCCCTAACTCCTCAAAATTACTTTTTATGATTGCTGCCAATTCAACTGCTTCCTCATTGAGTTCCTCGAGTTCGATGTGGATATCTCTCAATGCTTCCTCAAAATCAAAATCCCCATCCACTTCTTCAGGAGCTATACCAACATATCTTCCAGGAGTAAGACTCCAATCTGATTCCTTAATCTTGTCCTTGGTAACAATGCTACACAAACCAGGCACATCAACAAACTGTGCGTCAGGGAAACGGGATAAGAGCCACAGGATCTGGCGGTAGAAGTAAACCGTAAGCTTGAGCTGCTCGACCACATCCTTGCGCTTAGCATCCAGCTCTTTGACCAGTTTACCAACAGCACGCTTTTCCCATATATTTCGAGTACCGGCATTTGCCTCTTTCTCGACGGAATCCACAAGTCTGGATGCAAGCTTGTAGACCAGGTCCACATCCTTTATGAGATCATGGCAGGATGTTGCAAGCTCCTCGAGTTTCCCGAACAACTTTTTCTGGTCCTCAAAGTCCTGTTCACAGGATTCGCTCCAATCCGTTGCAATACGAGATTCCAGTTGTTCCACTGTCTGGAAATAGGCAGATGATACATCTTCATACTCTTTCAACAATTCAAAAGATGGAGATTCTTCTGATATTTCCCCAAGGAATGGTGTGGTGGCTGTTTTCAATTTATCATAAGCATCTTGGAAAGGTGCGGCTACTTCGGTTATGGATGCAGCCTCTGTGAGCGTGCGGTCGAGATAGCTTTGTACCAAGGCGATGAAGCGTTCGGTTTGTCCACGGTAAAGCCAGACTATGGATGTAAGATTCTGGAGCTGCTCAGGTGAGAAATCGTATATCTTACGTGTTACTATCCGGTAGATGTTCCTAGCATCTATCATCAGTACCTGATCCTTGCGTTCATCGGGTTTTGCTTTGTCCAAGTGCCAGAGTTCGCAGGGGACTGTACGGGTGTAGAAGAAGTTTGAGCGTATGGAGATCATCACGTCCACTGCACCGGTCTCAATAAGCTTACGGCGCACCTCAGCTTCACCATGACCGGCACTACTGGCCTGGGAAGACATGACAAAACCTGCACGGCCATTTTCACCAAGATATGAGTAGAAGTATGAAATCCAAAGATAATTGCCATTGGGAACTTTCTTATCCTTGTTCTCACCCGGCAAATCGAATGGTAGCCGCTCATCACCCTTGATCTTCTCGGCATCCACAAGATCCACATTGAAAGGAGGATTGGCCATGACAAAATCACAGTTAGCGAATAAAGGGCTTCCATCTTGTAAAGTGTGCTCATCCTCATAGTATGTGTTTGCTTCACGGATGTCACCTTCCAGACCATGGACAGCAAGGTTCATCTTTGCAAAGCGGATAGTAGTAGCGGTCTTTTCCTGACCATAGAACGTGACCTTATGAGCAGTATCTTCACCGTGTGCTTCTATGAAATGACTTGACTGGACGAACATCCCGCCTGACCCACATGCAGGATCAAAGACAACACCGTGGTCTGGTTCTATGACGTTGACAATGGTCTGAACCAAGGATGGAGGTGTAAAGAACTCTCCACTATCCTGTGCTCCCTGAATTGCGAATTTCATTAAGAAGTATTCGTAGATCCGTCCGAACACATCACCAGTGGCTGTACGCAGTGCCTCACTATCAAATGTACGTAGCAACTCTTCCAGCACATCACGCTCAAAAATATCATATTCTTTAGGTAGCTGACCAGCTAAAGGCTTGAACTCTTCCTCAATTGCTTCCATGGCTTCGACCAAGGCATTGCCAAGATTTTCTTCTTGGGGAAGGTTCAGCAGATTGGAATACTGTGCTTTCTCTGGCAGCATGAGAGCACGTCTTTTATGGAAATCGGCCTTGACAAGAGGACGTTTTGCCATTTTTCCAGCTTTCTGGTCAGCTTCTATTTGAGCCAAAGCAGCTTCATAACGATTAGAGGCATGCCGAAGGAAAATCATACCCAATACGGGCATAGAGTATTCTGTTGATGTTAGTTTTGAGTTTGCACGAAGGTTATCTGCAGCAGACCAAAGGCTGGCTTCCAGCTGGCTAATGTCTTTGAATGCATCGGACATCGACATCACCAGGAACATACTGTGGTAGGATATATTATTTCAGCGACGTTGCAGACGAAAACAGAAGTATGAGATACGTTATTGTTGATCATATTGTAACCTGAAAGCTATTACTATTCTATGTGCTATAAGAATAATGATTTACTTTTGGATTGTAAGAATTTCTTTGCAAATATCTTAGAAGGAGTATAAAACTTTTCCTATTTTATTACAATAATTCCAAAGTTAGAGGAAATATGTCATAACTATAACATTTATGTATCGACAAATAAAAAAAGAAGTAGATTCTATAAAATAATTAACTTGGCAGAAAAAATGCTTTGGAAAATAGAAAATGAGCTGGTTTAAGTTCTGAGTAGGGAAATAGGTAACAAAATGAACTTCATAGGTGTTGATGGTTGCAAAGGTGGTTGGTTCGCTATTCGATTTAGTGAAACAAACGATATTGATGTTGAAGTATTTTCAAATATTTCCAATCTCTGGGAGAAATACAATGAAAACTCACTCATATTGATCGATATTCCTATTGGATTGAGAGAAAAACATCCAAACGGTCGTTCATGTGATGTAGAAGCCAGGAAAATATTAGGAGCTCCAAGACAAAATTCCGTATTTCCAGTTCCAGGTAGGCAAGCTATTCATGAGAATGATTATGAATCAGCCTGTTCTGTTAATGAAAAGCATCTTGGGAAGAGAATACCAATTTATGCATGGGGAATTGTGCCTAAAATTAGGGAAGTTGATAATTTCTTACTTAATAATCATTCTGCGAGAGAGTACATAATGGAAATTCATCCCGAACTGTGCTTTAATTTCCTTGCTGGGAGACCAATGCAGTATTCAAAAAAGGACGATGAGGGGATTACAGAGCGTTTAGAAGTTTTGAAGCAGTTCTGCCCTTCAGCAAATGAAATCTTTCAGTCATCTTTGTCACGTTTCAAGCGCAAAGAGGTTGCTGAAGATGACATATTAGATGCACTATCGGCTGCAATTACGGCAAAATTAGGGTGCAAGTATGGATTTTCATCGATTCCTAGGGTTGATGAGTTCGATTCTAAGGGATTACCTATGCGGATGGTTTATTTTGACAACCATATACATTATTTATAAAATCTCCAAACATTTTAGAAAATGTTTTAACTTATCAAATAAAATATGACATTATGAAATGGTCAAAATCTAATATATTACTAAATAAAATAGTAATTTCCAGCTTTTCAATATTTTTGATTATCGTCCTATTTTCATCTTCTTCATCAGCTACATGGGCTTTGCATAACCACAAACTTGTAGAAATCCACTATGTGGGTGAGAGTGATTTATCAAATGATGAGCAACCGCCTCTAAGATTACTCTGGAGTCGTGACATTGGTGATTCAAAAGGTGACCCCTATTATTACGAACCAATCGTTTCAAATGAAAATGTTTATGTCCTCACTGAACAATGGGCATCAGATCATAGGGATGCATTAGTAGCTCTTAATCCTAAAACGGGGTCTTGTAATTGGTACAAGCGAATACCCGGTGATGTTGAGCTTAATGTACCTGTAATTGGAAATAATGGCATATATGTAAGCTCTTATAGATATTCTGGAGATACATGTGGCCTACACGCCATGGATTATAATAATGGCGATATTAAATGGAATGTTTCTTTTGACTCAAAAATGATATCTCCTCCATGCTATTCAAACGGACTAATTTTTGTTTATACCTACGATTTACGCAATTGGGGTGGAAATACTATTGAAATATACGCATTGAAAGAAGATACGGGTGATATTTATTGGGAACGATCAATAAAAGAAGACAAAACACACTACACGCCAATACAACCTACAAAACTAGTTGCCACAGACGGCTTATTATATGTACCATCTTTGACATACCGTATTTACTGCTTGGATTCTCGTTCTGGCGAAGATATTTGGGAATCTCCTCTCGATTGTTTCCTTGAAACAAATCCTGCAGTCCATGATAACACATTATACTTTGGAACTGCAGGTGGCTATGTTTACGCCCTTGATGCCAGATATGGATATTCAAAATGGAGGTATTACGCCGGCTCTGGCTATGATGATCATTTTTATTCTACACCAATAGTAAAGGATGGAATATTATATTCAGGCGAAATGGATCCTTATGTTACTGCTGTAGATGCTAAAACAGGCACTGTAATGTGGGAAACTAAGGTAAAAGGAGACGTTGATTCCTCACCAGTTCTTTACGAGGATGTAATTTATGCCTCATCTTATGACTGGTATAATGATGATACTGGGTACCTATATGCATTTAACAGAACAACAGGTTCTCAAGAATGGGTTGTCGATGTCGGTGGTGACCCTTCATCCCCTGTAATAGATGATGGTGTAATTTACCTTGCTACATATGGTGATATTTATGCCTTTAAGATCTTAGAAAAACCACAAAAAGTAACAATAGATAAGCAAGAAGTGGACAACCAAGAACACGAAGAATCAATGAGTATATTTGAAAGAATTTTGTCAATTATTTTTAGGCTAAACTCAAAGAATGAAATAGTTCATGGTTGATGGGACGATGGAGATAACTCCATCAACCAGTTACTTTTGAATATTAAATTATTAGATGTTCAAGCTGCCCATCTGAAGGGCAGCTCATTTAATCAATCTTCAATCTCATTTATTGAGAAGGTCGCAAATACCGGATAATGATCAGATACATCTGTGGTGAGCTCCTCAGATAATCCATACTCAAGGTCATATCTGAACACTCCGGAGTCACCAGTCAGGTCCGAATTGTCAGTTAGGACAATCCTGTCGTAAGTGTAGTCGGTAGATTTCGTAGTCGTATCTACAGTGTCATCAATTACCCAATGATATGCATCAAGGTCTGAAGTTGAATCTTCATCGAAATAGGAGCCATCAGCATTGAAGTCACCCATAACTACAAAATCATTTTCTTCTGGATAAACAGACTGAGCGTAGGCAAGTACATCATCTAGGTCGTTAATCTCTTCTGTGGCCTCATCCGGGTCTGTGTGAATCACGATCAGGACAGCATCAAAGTTACCCTGAGTGGAACTAACAGCAGCAATATATGGTTGCCTGTGGAATGGGTCAGTACCTTCAGGTTCAGGATAGGTTTCAGGGATGCCTGTGATCTCTACAGTCCGCGTATTGTAGATGTATGCGTACTGTTCCTTGCTGGAAGTTCTGCCTAATCGTTCGCTGACAATATAGTCGTATTCAGAACCGTCTGTATTCACAAGATCTACAAGTTCGGGCAGGGCAGTCTGTGAAGCATCCCTGATCTCCTGAATGGCTACTACATCATATGTTCGTACAATGTCTGCAAGTACTTTCATGACTTCAGGCTTGTCTGCTTTTGAAACCCCGAATATTTGGACGTTGAATGCACCGATGACAAGGGTTTCGCTTGGTTCTATTTGCGGAGTGTCCGCGATATCAGATTCTATATCATCTATTGTATCTGAGATATCATCCACGGTTGTTATAATGTCTTCTGCAGATTCAAGTGTATTTTCAGTAGATTCAACACAACCTGAGAATGTCAATGCAGTAACGATAAGCAGTATGATTAATATTTTCTTTATCAATTGAAACACCGATTCCAAGTTTGTATTTTCATCCCTCATAAGTTGTTCACTCAATACCAAAGTGTGATTCTATGTTGTGGTTATTCTTGTTGTAACTTGATGGGTATGCTAAAGCCATATCTTTTATTTGGCTGCAATTTTTCATAGATCACTTCTTGGGAAGCATGTGAATTAGTCAGACTTGATTGCTCTTATAATCCCATAGATGCAAAGTATGCTGAAAAATATATTGCCTACGGTACTGAATACTAAACTTCTGTATTGATCTCCCGAAGAATAAAGGGGGCTGTATTGAAAACTCCCAGCAACAAATTCTGGATGAAATAAGTTATAATAAATTTTGGTCAGAAAACTAAAAAGGAAGAAACCATAAAAAACACATGCTGCTAATTTGCCTGCTGATTTTCTTACATTTGCCATTTATTATCTCCCTTTACAGACGAACACTCATAAAATAATTGAATAATAAAATAACATAAGTCTATTTAGAATTTTCTAATTATATCTAATAATTTCACTCTGTAATGATGATTTTGCATCCGATATAACAGTTTCACGCTTTATGGATCTTCAAATGCACATTCATAAGGCCACACTTCCATTTCTTTTTTCATACGTGTGTTTCCAAAATCAGAGCAAGCAATGGAAAATAGGGTACACCATATATGCATAACACCCCCTTCATATTTTGAAGCGAAGTTAAGCACTCTGAAACCGGTTCAAAATTTCGTGCTCAATCCACTCTGCATCGTAGACCCCATGGTCTTATGTTCTTCATTTCTACCGGTTTACAACTATAACAGAATAAGTGGGGGACTGAGGTACGAGTCCTAAGTTGAGTTACACCTTATCAGACGAGATTTCGAGTCTCGGGGGATGACTCTGAGGGGAGGTCGTGAGTGGACTGGCGAAGGCAGATATCGCATTTTCTTGGGTATCAGTCTATTATCAGATGGATTTATCCTGGTGTTTCCCCGGCCAGAGACTATCCTCCGGACCCGGTCAGCTTAAACCTATATCTTCGGTAATAAAGTGGTTGATGCGCGTTTGATTTTCTAAGATTTTTTTCATACCTACAGACTTACCTCACTATAATATTTCATGGACTTGGGTGTGGGTATGGAAATGGATTTTTTCTGGACGGAGGAATAGAACACCTCACT is part of the Methanococcoides methylutens MM1 genome and harbors:
- a CDS encoding type I restriction endonuclease subunit R, coding for MAYTGINSEDRLVQEPFAEHLENELNWDSEYAWKKETFGPNGTLGRKDKQEVVLTRDLRSALKRLNPKLPPEAIDDAISKMTRHDVSRSLIQHNQEFYRYIRDGVPVSYLNEKKQKIHDKAKVIDFNIPSNNRFLAVRELEVTGLRAPNYNRRIDLICFVNGLPVVVIELKAVHKNIRAGFDGNLRDYLNENSIVHAFHHNAFVVVSNGDSAKYGSITSPWEHFSDWKRNDEKDKGSLDAEVLLNGMFDHERLLDIIENFILFDSSKAGSTRKIVARNHQVMGVNLAVASVWKQEQLKEQFPPEERLQYRVVEMQKKDLIDADMLEISEEIDDQKGKNVLEIVESAHPDLGKLGVFWHTQGSGKSYSMIFFTEKVRRKISAKFTFLLMTDRKDLDSQIYRTFIGCGAATKQTPRAGSGDDLKMYLEQNHRYIFSLIHKFNKDVDPFHPYSKRDDIIVISDEAHRTQAGKLARNMRLALPNASFIGFTGTPLFKHDQLTKRIFGGYVSRYDFKRSEEDGSTVKLVYESRGEKLGISRPDLNDRIANAVAKASLDPDKQAHLEKLLGKDYEIITADDRLDKIAVDFVEHCSTRWESGKAMLVCIDKVTCARMYQRIIPLWEAKIAKVKADISQTQTELSAESDEEKFAEISKKLEWLKGQADWMEETLIQIIISEEQNEVSEFQKWKFDIIPHRTLMKQGFEVGDKRVDVESAFKDPKHPFRVAIVCAMWLTGFDVESLSTLYIDKSMKAHTLMQAIARANRRYPGKDFGLIVDYNGMLKSLRAALALYALGDGEDSSGEEEIVAPIEERLQALIEAIDETENHLRSLGFEPDDLHTAKNFEKIRLFRDAVTKLYTNDESKRRFEILARQVFIRFKSLIMEKSVYKYAIQHDNIEAIYKKLQERRDNSDVTDLIKELHKIVNEAISTQSPGTDSNESITFDLSKIDLEKLRDEFAKKVTHKTLVIKDIRDLVEEKLALMLKQNPQRMDYYKKYSEIIADYNNEKDRVTIEDTFARLIELVNSLDNEAHRAINEGLSEEELAIFDLLKKDKLSSKELETIKQASKDLLASIHEHIDPLQGWTAKEQTQAEVEVLVLDKLYELLPTPPFTEEEKNEVAVHVYQHIWEQSVASTPPVAA
- a CDS encoding DUF262 domain-containing protein; its protein translation is MKAVESKLLGFLDRSSQLVIPIYQRAYSWGERECRQLWEDILRAGRNDHVSAHFVGSIVYVEKGLYSVSSQSPLLVIDGQQRLTTVMLIIEALSRHLGDSEPIKGFSTKYLRNHYLLDPREEGELKYKLLLSQTDKASLIALMDQQPMATDHSIRVKENFDFFDDQISKSKDELETICKGLAKLMIVDISLDRDQDNPQLIFESLNSTGLDLSQADLIRNFILMGLEPEEQARLYTRYWRPMELNFGQEAYSSYFDGFMRHYLTVKTGDIPNIRGVYEAFKQYANSPEIDGVESLVSDINTYSNYYCSMALGTEPDKELKYAFQDLRELKVDVAYPLLLELYHDYVNEVLSKGEMLESVRLLESYVFRRAVCAIPTNSMNKTFATFSRELKKDRYLESLKAHFLSLPSYRHFPLNDEFKRAIQTRDLYNFRSRSYWLRRLENFERKERVSLADYTIEHILPQNTDLSDAWINELGEDWEDIQSTYKHTLGNLTLTGYNSEYSDRPFFEKRDMEGGFRESPLRMNQGLGQLEHWNLEVIQKRAERLAEHAVEVWPIPHLESSVLEAYRPKATNNEYSLDDHPNLKTGQMRELFEAFRKEVLALDPCVSEEFKKLYVAYKAETNFVDIIPQTKRLLLSLNVPFPDIDDPREICRDVSDVGRWGNGEVEVGLSSLDQMPYVMGLVRQALEKQLGNGEDI
- a CDS encoding restriction endonuclease subunit S, producing MRNMPLVSLADIAESTRYGYTASASNKKVGPKFLRITDIVPLNIDWDSVPYCKIEEKDISKFSLQPGDIVIARTGATVGYAKLIREDEQSVFASYLVRIRIDPKKADPGYVGRVVESNIYKRFVLSRVSGAAQPNANAKVLSSFQFPIPDMSTQHRIVSILSAYENLIKNNQRRIELLEQSARLLYREWFVNLRFPGHEHVKVMDGVPEGWDNGCVSDFYDTSSGGTPSRKNPDFFTGEIKWVKTQELLNRFITDTEEKITQEAIKKSSAKLFPEKTVLVAMYGATIGQVGIIASPAASNQACCAIMAKDPRASFMHSFLFFLENKQTLVGLSMGAAQNNINQQIIRSFPMLMPPSQLIYIFNDALTPVFDQWLNLYIQNQKLQEARDILLPKLMSGEIIV
- a CDS encoding class I SAM-dependent DNA methyltransferase produces the protein MSDAFKDISQLEASLWSAADNLRANSKLTSTEYSMPVLGMIFLRHASNRYEAALAQIEADQKAGKMAKRPLVKADFHKRRALMLPEKAQYSNLLNLPQEENLGNALVEAMEAIEEEFKPLAGQLPKEYDIFERDVLEELLRTFDSEALRTATGDVFGRIYEYFLMKFAIQGAQDSGEFFTPPSLVQTIVNVIEPDHGVVFDPACGSGGMFVQSSHFIEAHGEDTAHKVTFYGQEKTATTIRFAKMNLAVHGLEGDIREANTYYEDEHTLQDGSPLFANCDFVMANPPFNVDLVDAEKIKGDERLPFDLPGENKDKKVPNGNYLWISYFYSYLGENGRAGFVMSSQASSAGHGEAEVRRKLIETGAVDVMISIRSNFFYTRTVPCELWHLDKAKPDERKDQVLMIDARNIYRIVTRKIYDFSPEQLQNLTSIVWLYRGQTERFIALVQSYLDRTLTEAASITEVAAPFQDAYDKLKTATTPFLGEISEESPSFELLKEYEDVSSAYFQTVEQLESRIATDWSESCEQDFEDQKKLFGKLEELATSCHDLIKDVDLVYKLASRLVDSVEKEANAGTRNIWEKRAVGKLVKELDAKRKDVVEQLKLTVYFYRQILWLLSRFPDAQFVDVPGLCSIVTKDKIKESDWSLTPGRYVGIAPEEVDGDFDFEEALRDIHIELEELNEEAVELAAIIKSNFEELGI